The Venenivibrio stagnispumantis genomic sequence GTAGTAATGCCCCCGGTAATAAATGGCTTTCTGTTAATATCTGAAATCCGTTGCATATTCCTATTACTAATTTTCCTTTTTCTGCAAATTCTTTTATAGCATTTGTAAGAGGTGTATGTGAAGCTATTGCTCCCGGTCTTAAATAATCTCCGAAAGAAAATCCCCCCGGAATTACTACACAATCAAATTTAGATAAATCAGTTTCTCTATAATCTACAAACTGGGCATCTTTTTTTAATATCTGGGTAATAACATAATACATATCATAATCACAATTAGAACCGGGATATACAGCTATTGCAAATCTCAACTTACCTTACCTCTACAACTTCTATTTCATAATCTTCTATCAAATCATTAACAAGGGCTTTTTTTGCCATCTCTTTTGCTTCTTCTAAGGCTTTATCTTTTTCTTTATCTTCAATATATACTTCTATATATTTTCCTACTTTTACATCCTTTACATCATTAAATCCAAGGGATTTTAAACTTTCTGCAACAGCTCTACCTTGAGGGTCTAAAACTCCTTTTCTTGGTTTGATGAAAAACTTTATAAGCATTTTTCTTCTCCTTCCAAAATCTTAAAAATATTATAACATTATAGTTTAACTGAAAAGAGAGGTTAATATATCTTCTGTAACTGTTGCCGTTCCTATTTCTCCTACAACATAACCGGCAGCATAATTTGCAATTATTGCACTTTCTTCCCAACTTGCTCCGATTGATTTAGCCATTGATAGGACAGATATTACTGTATCTCCTGCTCCGGTCACATCATAAACTTTTTTAGCTTTTGCAGGAATTTTTATTACTTTATCTTTTTCAAAAAGAGCCATACCTTCACTACTTAAAGTTATAAGAACTCTTTGAAGATTTAGATTTTCCATTATTTTTTTTGCTACATTTTCTAAACTTTCTTCTTTGTCTGCTTTAACAAGTTCATAGGCTTCTTTTCTATTTGGTGTTAATATTGTTGTATTTTTATAAAGCATAAAGTTAGAAGGTTTTGGGTCTACAAATATCATCTTTCCGGAAGATACTAATAAATCCATAATATTTTGGGTAATTACACCTTTTCCGTAATCAGATACAATAATACTATCTACCTTATCTAAAACATTTTTTATATTTTTTATTATCTCTTCTTCTATTTCCTTAGAAAGTTTAGCTTTATTTTCTCTGTCTATTCTAAGTAATTGCTGGCTTACTGCTATAATTCTTGTTTTTTCTATTGTTGGTCTTTCTTTATCTTCTACAAGGGCATATTTTATATTTTTTTCTTCAAGCAGATTTTTTAATATTTTTGCATTTTCATCTTTGCCGACAACACCAATTAAAATAGCTTCTGCATTTAATGATGCTATATTATTGGCAACATTAGAAGCTCCGCCAAGATTATAATTTTCTTTAATTACTTCAACAACCGGAACAGGTGCTTCCGGAGAAATTCTTTCCACATTTCCCCAAAGATATTTATCTAAAATAATATCTCCTATCACAAGGATTTTTGCTTTTTTCAGATTAGATATTATCTCAAGGGCTCTTTCTTTTTGTATCATGGCCAGATAGAATAATTAATTAATCCTTCTGTTTCATCTATATTAAGGATTATATTCATATTTTGGATTGCTTGGGAAGATGCACCTTTACCAAGATTATCTATTGCTGATATAATTGTGATTAATCCGGTTTTTTTATCTTCCGTTATGTAAATATCACAAAAATTTGTTCCTGCAACTTCTTTAATTCTTGGCGGTTTATCGCTTATTCTTATAAATGGTTCATTTTTATATTTTTCTTTAAATATTTGAATAATTTCATCTTTTGAAAGATT encodes the following:
- the rfaE1 gene encoding D-glycero-beta-D-manno-heptose-7-phosphate kinase yields the protein MIQKERALEIISNLKKAKILVIGDIILDKYLWGNVERISPEAPVPVVEVIKENYNLGGASNVANNIASLNAEAILIGVVGKDENAKILKNLLEEKNIKYALVEDKERPTIEKTRIIAVSQQLLRIDRENKAKLSKEIEEEIIKNIKNVLDKVDSIIVSDYGKGVITQNIMDLLVSSGKMIFVDPKPSNFMLYKNTTILTPNRKEAYELVKADKEESLENVAKKIMENLNLQRVLITLSSEGMALFEKDKVIKIPAKAKKVYDVTGAGDTVISVLSMAKSIGASWEESAIIANYAAGYVVGEIGTATVTEDILTSLFS
- the purS gene encoding phosphoribosylformylglycinamidine synthase subunit PurS, whose translation is MLIKFFIKPRKGVLDPQGRAVAESLKSLGFNDVKDVKVGKYIEVYIEDKEKDKALEEAKEMAKKALVNDLIEDYEIEVVEVR